One Polaribacter sp. KT25b DNA segment encodes these proteins:
- a CDS encoding biotin/lipoyl-containing protein has product MKNFKFKINENSYSVKIVSHESDTIDIEVNGTSYAVKMKEEIKKAKTPTLVRSASKRPAEPLKVSPSSSSSSSNIKVIAPIPGTVLSIDVKVGDEVKLGDRLLVLEAMKMENNIASEKAGTVKAVHVNVGQQVLQSELLIELG; this is encoded by the coding sequence ATGAAAAATTTTAAATTTAAAATAAACGAAAATAGTTACAGCGTAAAGATAGTTTCGCATGAATCTGATACTATTGATATTGAAGTAAATGGTACCTCTTATGCTGTAAAAATGAAAGAAGAAATTAAGAAGGCTAAAACTCCTACATTAGTTAGATCTGCTTCTAAAAGACCAGCCGAGCCTTTAAAAGTTAGCCCTAGTTCTTCTTCTAGTTCATCAAACATTAAAGTTATTGCACCAATTCCAGGTACTGTTTTATCTATAGATGTAAAAGTTGGAGATGAAGTTAAATTAGGAGATAGATTACTTGTTTTAGAAGCAATGAAAATGGAAAACAATATTGCATCTGAAAAAGCAGGTACTGTAAAAGCTGTTCATGTTAATGTAGGGCAACAAGTTTTACAAAGTGAACTATTGATAGAGTTAGGTTAA
- a CDS encoding DUF2126 domain-containing protein, with amino-acid sequence MALKIVISHKTTYKYDRKVSLSPHIFRLRPAPHSRTPIESYSIKITPENQFFNWQQDPFGNYVARLVFPDKTDEMSIDVEIIADLKTINPFDFFIEEYAEEYPFKYTETTKKELQPYLEITDKGKLLEAFLKTLDYTPRKTIYFLIDINQKIYEFLNYNIRMDPGVQTCEETLSQKNGSCRDYAWLFVQTLRHLGFGARFVSGYLVQLKSDEKSLDGPSGPEEDFTDLHAWAEVYLPGAGWIGFDATSGLLAGEGHIPLACTPSFESAAPVSGMTDKCETEFFFENKVTRIFESPRVTKPYVEEQWNEIYKLGNKVEKQLQKRDVRLTMGGEPTFVSIDDLESPEWNTAADGPHKRKLGADLAKRLYDKFGNGAVLHHAQGKWYPGEPLPRWQIEICWRKDGRPIWYDRKYLSSYAENTFVPQNTDKLFLETLSKYLRVSTEHIMPAFEDPFYYLWEQGNLPIDINPETDKDSSLARKKLHDIYENGTSNPVGYLLPLNKTEGKWFTSEWTFRRQHIFLTAGNSPMGLRLPLNSLMSKPEHEIFPVYEPDMFSKKKRLPSFKNIVKERHQQFLDHGLEHNMPNYFVRTAICAEIREDKLYLFLPPLESAETFLDLIAAIELTARELNIPVIMEGYDPPKDNRLESLKITPDPGVIEVNVHPVTNWEDLCKNTFTFYEQAKLSRLGTEKFMLDGKHTGTGGGNHVTLGGTSPKDSPLLRKPSLLRSLLTFWQHHPGLTYLFSGSFVGPTSQAPRIDEARLENLYELEIAFSQIPKGEEVPFWLTDRLFRHLLTDLTGNTHRAEFCIDKLYSPDSSTGRLGILELRGFDMPPHPQMSLVQMLLVRTLVAWFWKKPYEHNLVRWGTELHDKFLIEHYVREDIKDIVEQLNRAGYAFKEDWFNPFFEFRFPLHGMVEINNIHLELRAGIEPWNVLGEEMTGGGTARYVDSSLERLQVKVTDFNEDRFVLSCNGVKVQLKSTGVKGQYVAGVRYKAWDPYSALHPTIPVDTPLVFDIVDTWNKRSIGGCTYFVAHPGGRSYEEYPVNSYEAESRRINRFWEFGHTQGEIDPVENINPNTESTNRTVEENTSSKRFKFKELPVNFEFPYTLDLRKK; translated from the coding sequence ATGGCTTTAAAAATTGTAATATCGCACAAAACTACCTATAAATATGATCGTAAAGTATCTTTATCTCCTCATATTTTTAGATTAAGACCTGCACCACATTCACGTACACCAATAGAATCTTACTCTATAAAGATTACTCCAGAAAATCAGTTTTTTAACTGGCAACAAGATCCATTTGGTAACTATGTGGCAAGATTAGTTTTTCCTGATAAAACTGATGAAATGTCTATTGATGTTGAGATTATTGCAGATTTAAAAACCATAAATCCTTTTGATTTCTTTATTGAAGAATATGCAGAAGAATATCCTTTTAAATATACAGAAACAACAAAGAAAGAGCTTCAACCTTATTTAGAAATTACAGATAAAGGTAAGTTATTAGAAGCTTTTTTAAAGACTTTAGATTATACACCTAGAAAAACTATTTATTTTTTAATTGACATCAATCAGAAAATTTATGAGTTTTTAAATTATAATATTAGAATGGATCCAGGTGTACAAACCTGTGAAGAAACGCTAAGTCAAAAAAATGGCTCTTGTAGAGATTATGCTTGGTTATTTGTGCAAACTTTGCGTCATTTAGGATTTGGTGCTCGTTTTGTCTCTGGATATTTAGTGCAATTAAAATCTGATGAAAAATCATTAGACGGTCCTTCTGGTCCAGAAGAAGATTTTACAGATTTACATGCTTGGGCAGAAGTTTATTTGCCAGGTGCAGGTTGGATTGGTTTTGATGCAACATCAGGCCTTTTAGCTGGTGAAGGTCATATTCCGTTAGCTTGTACGCCTTCTTTTGAAAGTGCAGCACCAGTATCTGGAATGACAGATAAATGTGAAACTGAGTTTTTCTTTGAAAATAAAGTAACCAGAATTTTTGAATCTCCAAGAGTTACAAAACCTTATGTAGAAGAGCAATGGAATGAAATTTATAAACTAGGAAATAAAGTAGAAAAGCAACTACAAAAACGTGATGTTCGTTTAACAATGGGTGGCGAACCAACTTTTGTTTCTATTGATGATTTAGAATCTCCAGAATGGAATACAGCTGCAGATGGACCTCATAAAAGAAAATTAGGAGCTGATTTAGCAAAGCGATTATACGATAAATTTGGTAATGGAGCAGTTTTACATCATGCGCAAGGAAAATGGTATCCTGGAGAACCTTTACCTAGATGGCAGATAGAAATTTGTTGGCGTAAAGATGGAAGACCTATTTGGTATGACAGAAAATATTTATCTTCTTATGCAGAAAATACTTTTGTTCCACAAAATACAGACAAGCTTTTTTTAGAAACTCTTTCTAAATATTTAAGAGTTTCTACAGAACATATTATGCCTGCTTTTGAAGATCCTTTTTATTATTTATGGGAACAAGGAAATTTACCTATAGATATTAATCCAGAAACGGATAAAGACAGTTCTTTAGCTCGTAAAAAATTACATGATATTTATGAAAATGGAACTTCAAATCCTGTTGGATATCTTCTTCCTTTAAATAAAACTGAAGGAAAATGGTTTACCAGTGAATGGACTTTTAGAAGACAACATATATTTTTAACGGCAGGAAATTCACCAATGGGATTAAGATTACCATTAAACTCTTTGATGTCTAAACCAGAGCATGAAATATTTCCTGTTTATGAGCCAGATATGTTCTCTAAAAAGAAACGTTTGCCTAGCTTTAAAAACATTGTTAAAGAAAGACATCAACAGTTTCTAGATCACGGATTGGAGCATAATATGCCAAATTATTTTGTACGTACGGCAATTTGTGCAGAAATTAGAGAAGATAAATTATATTTATTTTTACCACCATTAGAATCAGCAGAAACATTTTTAGATTTAATTGCTGCAATAGAACTTACAGCAAGAGAATTAAATATTCCTGTTATTATGGAAGGTTATGACCCACCAAAAGATAACAGATTAGAATCACTTAAAATTACTCCAGATCCTGGTGTAATTGAAGTAAATGTGCATCCTGTTACAAACTGGGAAGATTTATGTAAAAACACTTTTACCTTTTATGAGCAGGCAAAACTATCTCGTTTAGGTACAGAGAAGTTTATGTTAGATGGTAAACATACAGGAACTGGTGGAGGAAATCACGTTACTTTAGGAGGTACAAGTCCTAAAGATAGCCCACTTTTACGTAAACCAAGTTTACTAAGAAGTTTATTAACTTTTTGGCAACATCACCCCGGATTAACCTATTTATTTTCGGGTTCGTTTGTTGGGCCAACAAGTCAAGCGCCAAGAATTGATGAAGCTCGTTTAGAAAATTTATACGAATTAGAAATTGCTTTTAGTCAAATTCCTAAAGGTGAAGAAGTTCCTTTTTGGTTAACAGATAGATTGTTTAGACATTTATTAACCGATTTAACTGGTAATACACACAGAGCAGAATTTTGTATTGATAAATTATATTCTCCAGATTCTTCTACCGGAAGATTAGGAATTTTAGAATTACGTGGTTTTGACATGCCTCCTCATCCACAGATGAGTTTAGTGCAAATGTTATTGGTTAGAACTTTAGTAGCTTGGTTCTGGAAAAAACCTTACGAACATAATTTAGTAAGATGGGGAACAGAATTACATGATAAATTTTTAATTGAACATTATGTAAGAGAAGATATTAAAGATATTGTAGAGCAACTAAATAGAGCTGGTTATGCATTTAAAGAAGATTGGTTTAATCCATTTTTTGAGTTTAGATTTCCGCTTCACGGAATGGTAGAAATTAATAATATTCATTTAGAATTAAGAGCTGGCATAGAGCCTTGGAATGTTTTAGGAGAAGAAATGACTGGTGGAGGAACTGCTAGATATGTTGATTCTTCTTTAGAAAGATTACAAGTAAAAGTTACCGATTTTAATGAAGATCGTTTTGTATTAAGTTGTAATGGCGTAAAAGTACAATTAAAAAGTACCGGAGTAAAAGGACAATATGTTGCAGGTGTTAGATATAAAGCTTGGGATCCGTATTCTGCTTTACATCCAACAATTCCTGTTGATACGCCACTTGTTTTTGATATTGTTGATACCTGGAATAAACGATCAATTGGAGGTTGTACTTATTTTGTAGCACATCCAGGAGGAAGAAGTTATGAAGAATATCCTGTTAATAGCTATGAAGCAGAATCAAGAAGAATTAATCGTTTCTGGGAATTTGGACATACACAAGGAGAAATAGACCCTGTAGAAAACATAAACCCAAATACAGAAAGCACCAACAGAACTGTAGAAGAAAATACCAGTTCTAAACGATTTAAATTTAAGGAATTACCAGTTAATTTTGAATTTCCTTACACCTTAGATTTAAGAAAAAAATAA
- the mce gene encoding methylmalonyl-CoA epimerase, producing MNISHIEHLGIAVENLEESIKYYEEVLGLKCYSVEEVADQKVKTAFFMVGSTKIELLESTYPDGPIGKFIAKKGQGIHHIAFAVDSATKALKQAEERGVTLIDKVSRKGAEGLNIGFLHPKSTLGVLTELCSKQE from the coding sequence ATGAATATTTCACATATTGAACATTTAGGCATAGCAGTTGAAAACTTAGAAGAATCCATAAAATATTATGAAGAAGTTTTAGGGTTAAAATGTTATTCTGTTGAAGAAGTTGCAGATCAAAAAGTAAAAACTGCTTTTTTTATGGTTGGTAGCACAAAAATTGAATTATTAGAAAGTACTTATCCAGATGGACCTATTGGTAAATTTATTGCCAAAAAAGGACAAGGAATTCACCACATTGCATTTGCAGTAGATAGTGCAACAAAAGCTTTAAAACAGGCAGAAGAAAGAGGTGTTACTTTAATTGATAAGGTTTCTAGAAAAGGGGCAGAAGGTTTAAATATTGGCTTTCTACATCCAAAATCAACATTAGGTGTTCTTACAGAACTTTGTTCAAAACAAGAATAA
- a CDS encoding OadG family protein, with protein MLAIDQISEGYVILLTGLIIVFSALLTLSLFFKFGLPVMLYVYKIITKGSDKKIKDISVKNDEKFTGEIAAAISVAVHLYLHEQHDNENAVLTIKQARKLYSPWSSKIYGIQNRL; from the coding sequence ATGCTAGCAATAGATCAAATTAGCGAAGGATACGTTATTTTGTTAACAGGTTTAATTATCGTTTTTAGTGCATTACTTACCTTATCTCTTTTCTTTAAGTTTGGATTACCAGTAATGCTTTATGTCTATAAAATAATTACAAAAGGATCAGATAAAAAAATTAAAGATATTTCTGTAAAAAATGATGAAAAATTTACAGGAGAAATTGCAGCAGCAATTTCTGTAGCAGTACACTTATATCTTCATGAACAACATGACAATGAAAATGCTGTGTTAACTATTAAGCAAGCGAGAAAATTATATTCTCCTTGGAGTTCTAAAATTTACGGTATACAAAATAGACTTTAA
- a CDS encoding sodium ion-translocating decarboxylase subunit beta, whose product MKKLLLIFGVLSLLIFMRPVFGLNTASANTATISSIVQTEEVEGEGFVHEAFNGIKQFYNYTGFANATSGNLLMILIGIIFIYLGIKFDYEPLLLIPIGTGVILGNIPFVAGNQTGIYEAGSVLNYLYFGVVKGIYPPLIFLGIGAMTDFSSLIANPKLMLLGAAAQIGVFATFLGALYLGFSLPEAGAIGIIGGADGPTAIFLSSKLANGINILPDGTTVKNLIGPIAIAAYSYMALVPVIQPPIMRLLTSKKERIIRMKPPRAVTQKEKMIFPIVALLLTTFISPSSLPLLGMLFFGNLLKESGRTERLADTARTKLIDIVTILLGVTVGASTQADIFITKDSMLIFGLGAISFVIATIGGLLFAKFMNLFLKGNDKINPLIGAAGVSAVPDSARVVHAEGIKADPHNYLLMHAMAPNVAGVIGSAIAAGIILSFLG is encoded by the coding sequence ATGAAGAAATTATTATTAATATTTGGAGTACTGTCTCTCTTAATTTTTATGAGACCTGTATTTGGATTAAATACGGCATCAGCAAATACAGCTACAATCTCATCTATTGTGCAAACTGAAGAGGTAGAGGGTGAAGGTTTTGTACATGAAGCATTTAATGGAATAAAACAATTTTATAACTACACCGGTTTTGCAAATGCAACAAGTGGTAATTTATTAATGATTTTAATCGGTATAATTTTTATTTATTTAGGAATTAAATTCGATTATGAACCACTTTTATTAATTCCTATTGGTACGGGTGTTATATTAGGAAATATTCCTTTTGTAGCTGGAAATCAGACAGGTATTTATGAAGCCGGATCTGTATTAAATTACCTTTATTTTGGGGTAGTCAAAGGTATTTATCCGCCATTAATTTTCTTAGGTATTGGGGCAATGACAGACTTTTCATCTTTAATTGCAAACCCTAAATTAATGCTTTTAGGCGCAGCAGCTCAAATAGGAGTATTTGCAACGTTTTTAGGGGCATTATATTTAGGATTTAGCCTTCCGGAAGCAGGTGCAATAGGTATTATTGGTGGAGCAGATGGTCCAACAGCTATTTTCCTTTCATCAAAATTAGCAAATGGAATAAATATATTACCAGATGGTACAACAGTAAAAAACTTAATTGGTCCAATTGCAATCGCAGCCTATTCTTATATGGCATTAGTTCCTGTAATTCAGCCGCCAATTATGAGATTACTTACATCTAAGAAAGAGCGAATTATTAGAATGAAACCACCAAGAGCGGTTACTCAAAAGGAAAAAATGATTTTTCCAATTGTAGCTTTACTATTAACTACTTTTATTTCTCCTAGTTCTTTACCATTATTAGGTATGTTATTTTTTGGAAACTTATTAAAAGAGTCTGGTAGAACAGAAAGGTTAGCAGATACTGCACGTACTAAATTAATTGATATTGTTACTATTCTTTTAGGTGTAACTGTTGGAGCGTCTACACAAGCAGATATTTTTATTACAAAAGATTCTATGTTGATATTTGGTTTAGGAGCTATCTCTTTTGTGATTGCTACCATAGGGGGGTTATTATTTGCTAAATTTATGAACTTATTCTTAAAAGGAAATGATAAAATAAACCCATTAATTGGTGCAGCTGGTGTATCTGCAGTACCAGATAGTGCAAGAGTAGTACACGCAGAAGGTATAAAAGCCGATCCTCATAATTACTTATTAATGCACGCTATGGCACCAAATGTAGCAGGTGTAATAGGATCTGCTATTGCTGCGGGTATTATATTAAGTTTTTTAGGATAA
- a CDS encoding acyl-CoA carboxylase subunit beta, whose amino-acid sequence MANQDKINELIEKRAQAKMGGGEKRIDSQHAKGKLTARERIDILLDEDSFEEFDMFVTHRTKSFGLDKQVYLSDGVVTGHGTIDGRIVYVFAQDFTVFGGSLSETYALKICKIMDMAMKIGVPVIGLNDSGGARIQEGVRSLAGYAEIFQRNIMASGVIPQISSILGPCAGGAVYSPALTDFTIMTDQTSYMFVTGPKVVQSVTGEVVTTEQLGGANIHSTKSGVSHFLAENDEENLLLVRKLISYLPSNNLEEPPTISTSDPIDRLDDILNEIIPENPNQPYDIVDVISTIVDNAEFTEVHRNYARNIVVGFARFNGRSVGIVANQPKYYAGVLDSEASRKAARFVRFCDAFNIPIVTLVDVPGFLPGTGQEYAGIILHGAKLLFAYGEATVPKVTITLRKSYGGAHDVMSCKQLRGDLNYAWPTAEIAVMGAKGAVEVLEGSNIRKIEGAEEKQDYIDKKEEEYTTKFANPYVAAKYGFIDDVIEPRNTRFRIIRGLELLSNKKEVNPPKKHSNIPL is encoded by the coding sequence ATGGCAAATCAAGATAAAATTAACGAACTCATCGAGAAAAGAGCGCAAGCTAAGATGGGGGGAGGAGAAAAACGTATCGATTCTCAGCACGCTAAAGGGAAATTAACAGCACGAGAACGTATAGATATTCTTTTAGACGAAGATAGTTTTGAGGAATTTGACATGTTTGTAACACATAGAACAAAGTCTTTTGGATTAGATAAACAAGTTTACCTTTCTGATGGAGTTGTTACTGGACACGGAACTATAGACGGAAGAATTGTGTATGTATTTGCACAAGATTTTACAGTATTTGGTGGTTCATTGTCTGAGACATATGCATTAAAAATATGTAAGATAATGGATATGGCAATGAAAATTGGTGTTCCAGTTATCGGATTAAATGATTCTGGAGGAGCACGTATTCAAGAAGGAGTGAGATCTTTAGCGGGTTATGCGGAGATATTTCAACGTAATATTATGGCTTCTGGTGTAATTCCTCAGATTTCATCAATTTTAGGACCTTGTGCTGGAGGAGCAGTTTATTCGCCTGCATTAACAGATTTTACAATTATGACAGACCAAACAAGTTATATGTTTGTAACAGGTCCTAAAGTAGTACAATCTGTAACTGGTGAAGTTGTAACAACAGAACAATTAGGAGGAGCTAATATTCACTCAACAAAATCTGGTGTTTCGCATTTCTTAGCAGAAAATGATGAAGAAAACTTACTTTTAGTTAGAAAATTAATAAGTTACTTACCTTCAAACAATTTAGAAGAACCACCAACAATTTCTACTTCTGATCCTATTGATCGTTTAGATGATATTTTAAATGAAATTATTCCAGAAAACCCTAATCAACCTTATGATATTGTTGATGTTATTTCAACAATTGTAGATAATGCAGAATTTACAGAAGTTCATAGAAATTATGCAAGAAACATTGTTGTTGGTTTTGCTCGTTTTAATGGTCGTTCTGTTGGTATTGTTGCCAATCAGCCAAAATATTATGCTGGTGTTTTAGATAGTGAAGCATCAAGAAAAGCAGCAAGATTTGTACGTTTTTGTGATGCATTCAACATTCCAATTGTAACTTTAGTTGATGTACCTGGTTTCTTACCTGGAACAGGACAAGAATATGCTGGTATTATTTTACACGGTGCTAAATTATTATTTGCTTATGGTGAAGCTACAGTGCCTAAAGTAACTATTACATTACGTAAATCTTACGGAGGTGCACATGATGTGATGAGTTGTAAACAATTACGAGGGGATTTAAATTATGCTTGGCCAACTGCAGAAATTGCAGTTATGGGAGCTAAAGGTGCAGTTGAGGTTTTAGAAGGTTCTAATATTAGAAAAATTGAAGGAGCAGAAGAAAAACAAGATTACATCGATAAAAAAGAAGAAGAATATACAACTAAATTTGCTAACCCTTATGTGGCTGCAAAATATGGTTTTATTGATGATGTAATCGAGCCTAGAAATACACGTTTTAGAATTATTAGAGGCTTAGAGTTATTATCAAATAAAAAAGAAGTAAATCCACCTAAAAAACACTCAAATATTCCATTATAA
- a CDS encoding circularly permuted type 2 ATP-grasp protein translates to MEIDTKSMIHDYFKNKSKYDELLTSKMDIKSDWNELLDNLLKIGPKKLASKQADINWLLAENGVTYNVYNDPKGLNRPWSLNVVPFLIHQKEWNLVEKGIQQRSEILNLILKDLYGKRELLKNGIIPPEVIYAHRGFLRSCDQIEYKTEKQLLIHAVDLARGPDGRMWVVNDRTQAPSGMGYALENRFSISKTIPEIFENINVKQPSTFFNDFNQLLLNVAPSNVENPKVVILTPGPLNETYFEHSYLSSFLGYPLVKGNDLVVRHGKVWLKSLKGLKQVDVILRRVDDSFMDPLELREDSYLGVAGLLEAVRLQNVAIVNPIGSGVLENPALIPFMENICKYFLNEKLILPQIASWWCGQEKERKHVLENLASYVVKRIDRSHRESIYFCEFLNKEELKELTDEILENPTNFVAQEKISFSTAPNFVNEQLEPRKILCRSFSIAKKDTYSVMPGGLVRVAAEREELFVSNQRGGTSKDLWVISDDSQNYLQNYSWNKMNTNQSLSINDVPSYTAENLFWSGRYLGRTLFTARYLRMVLNQMTHVQYNTDRKSESESLKILFQSITNITSTFPGFTGENEEEALKNPLKEIIAVALDEQKIGSFAQSLQSFNFSYYSLRNLWSRDMWRVFDGIQKQLKKVKEEKNYSMNSLSVFFDKMITRLIAFMALTEESILVRHGLLLYFLGLQIEQASMTIEKFRSLIIVNYDEELEYEILESLLTSHESLNIYRYSYSSYLSIKNVIKLLLLDTEYSRSLMYQIKRIKKDIYKLPNTNSKTELTQCQENIEAVLLKIQSLNIEEMLEIDTNSNMRKKLDTLLSDLSDLLHTTSLSISDTYFNHSQQQKQLVDRKISN, encoded by the coding sequence ATGGAGATAGATACAAAGTCAATGATTCATGATTACTTTAAAAATAAAAGTAAATATGATGAATTATTAACATCCAAGATGGATATTAAATCTGATTGGAATGAATTGTTAGATAATTTATTAAAAATTGGTCCTAAAAAACTAGCTTCTAAACAAGCTGACATTAATTGGCTTTTAGCAGAAAATGGTGTTACATATAATGTTTACAATGATCCTAAAGGATTAAATAGACCTTGGTCTTTAAATGTTGTACCTTTTTTAATTCATCAAAAAGAATGGAATTTAGTTGAGAAAGGAATTCAACAAAGATCAGAAATTTTAAATCTTATTTTAAAAGATTTATATGGTAAACGTGAGTTACTTAAAAACGGAATTATTCCGCCAGAAGTAATTTATGCACATCGTGGTTTTTTGCGTTCTTGCGATCAAATAGAATATAAAACAGAAAAACAACTTTTAATTCATGCCGTAGATTTGGCTAGAGGTCCAGATGGTAGAATGTGGGTTGTAAACGACAGAACACAAGCGCCTTCTGGAATGGGTTATGCGTTAGAAAACAGATTTTCTATCAGTAAAACTATTCCAGAAATATTTGAAAATATAAACGTAAAACAACCTTCTACTTTTTTTAATGATTTTAATCAATTATTATTAAATGTTGCGCCATCGAATGTAGAAAATCCTAAGGTTGTTATTTTAACTCCTGGACCTTTAAATGAAACCTATTTTGAGCATTCTTATTTGTCATCATTTTTAGGATATCCTTTAGTTAAAGGAAATGATTTAGTAGTAAGACATGGTAAAGTTTGGTTAAAGTCTTTAAAAGGATTAAAGCAAGTTGACGTTATTTTAAGACGTGTAGATGATAGTTTTATGGATCCTTTAGAGTTAAGAGAAGATTCATATTTGGGAGTTGCTGGTTTATTAGAAGCAGTTCGCTTACAAAATGTAGCTATTGTAAACCCTATAGGAAGTGGTGTTTTAGAAAACCCTGCGTTAATTCCGTTTATGGAAAATATTTGTAAGTATTTTTTAAACGAAAAATTAATTTTACCTCAAATTGCTTCTTGGTGGTGTGGACAAGAAAAAGAGAGAAAACATGTGTTAGAAAATTTAGCATCTTATGTTGTAAAAAGAATTGATAGATCTCATAGAGAAAGTATCTATTTCTGTGAATTTTTAAATAAAGAAGAGCTTAAAGAATTAACTGATGAAATTTTAGAAAACCCAACTAATTTTGTTGCTCAAGAAAAAATATCTTTTTCTACTGCACCTAACTTTGTGAACGAACAACTAGAACCACGTAAAATTTTATGTCGCTCTTTTTCTATTGCTAAGAAAGATACTTATAGTGTAATGCCTGGTGGTTTAGTTAGGGTTGCAGCAGAACGCGAAGAATTATTTGTTTCAAATCAACGAGGCGGAACAAGTAAAGATCTTTGGGTTATTAGTGATGATAGTCAAAATTATTTACAAAATTATTCTTGGAATAAAATGAATACTAATCAATCATTAAGTATAAATGATGTGCCAAGTTATACAGCAGAAAATTTATTTTGGTCTGGTAGATATTTAGGTAGAACCTTATTTACTGCAAGATATTTACGAATGGTTTTAAACCAAATGACACATGTACAATATAATACAGACAGAAAATCTGAATCTGAAAGTTTAAAAATACTATTTCAATCAATTACAAATATAACTTCTACATTTCCTGGTTTTACAGGTGAAAACGAAGAAGAAGCTTTAAAAAATCCTTTAAAAGAAATTATAGCAGTTGCTTTAGATGAACAAAAAATAGGAAGTTTTGCACAATCTTTACAAAGCTTTAATTTCTCTTATTATTCATTAAGAAATTTATGGTCTAGAGATATGTGGCGCGTTTTTGATGGAATTCAAAAACAACTAAAAAAAGTAAAAGAAGAAAAGAATTATTCTATGAATTCTTTATCGGTTTTCTTTGATAAAATGATTACCAGATTAATTGCTTTTATGGCACTTACCGAAGAAAGTATTTTGGTAAGACATGGATTGTTACTCTATTTTCTTGGTTTACAAATAGAACAAGCTTCTATGACTATAGAGAAATTTAGATCGCTAATTATTGTAAATTATGATGAAGAATTAGAGTACGAAATTTTAGAATCACTTTTAACAAGTCATGAAAGTTTAAATATTTACAGATACAGTTATAGTTCTTATTTAAGTATAAAAAATGTAATTAAATTATTACTTTTAGATACAGAATATTCGAGATCTTTAATGTATCAAATTAAAAGAATTAAAAAAGATATCTATAAATTACCAAACACAAATTCTAAAACGGAATTAACTCAATGTCAAGAAAACATAGAGGCAGTTCTTT